CAAACATGGTCTGCCGGAAAACAGTACCCCTGAAGCTTTCCAAATAATGATTCAAGATATACATGCGCTGCTTGGGATCATCCATGTTCTGCAACAAATAGTGGGTCAACAGGGCTTCATTCAGCGTTGAGGCCACTTCAGCCACAAAGATAGTATAATCCGAATAGATATACGGCTGTTCTTTCCGTGAAAAATAACTGTGCACCGAATGGCCCATCTCATGGGTTAAAGTAAATACGTTATCCAGATTGTCCTGGAAATTGAGCAGAATGTAAGGCGGAGTGCCATAAGTGCCGCTGGAATACGCCCCGCTTCGTTTACCCACATTTTCAAAAACATCGATCCAACCGCAGTTAAATCCTTCGTCAACAACGGCCAGATACTCTTCTCCTAACGGTTGCAGGGAGTCACGTACCAGTTGCTTGGCCTGTTCATATGTATACTTCATCTCCACATCTTGTACAAGCGGAACATAGATATCATACATGTGCAGCTCATCAAGCCCGAGCGCCTTCTTGCGCAATTTCATATAACGTTGGAAAACAGGAAGTGCTTCATGAATGGCAGCAATCAGGTTCTCATAGACCTGAACCGGTACATTGTCCTTATCAAGAGAAGCCTCAAGGGACGACGGATACTTACGCACCCGTGCATAAAAAATATCTTTTTTCACATTGGCATTAAGCGTGGCAGCCAAGGTATTTTTTTGTTTCTTAAACGTGTCATACATGGCCTTGAAGGCGTCTTGCCGCACCCGGCGGTCCTTACTCTCCAGGAACTGGATATACCGCCCGTGGGTTAATTCCTTCTCCTCCCCATCTTCATCCGTAATTGTGGGGAACTTCATGTCGGCGTTATTAATCATGGTAAAAATATCGCTGGGGGCGTTGGCCAGCTCCCCGGCCTGGGCCAAGATCGCTTCTTCTGGGGAGGAAAGCGTATGCTCTTGCTGACGTAAAAGCTCATCCAGATAGTGTGCATATACTTGCAATGCCTCATTCTCTTGCACATAGGACCGAACGGCAGTTTCATCGGCACTTAAAATTTCCGGTGAAAAATAGGACAAAGCGCTGGAAACCTCCACATACAGGCTGGAGGCCCGGTTATCAAAGGCCACATATTTGGAATTGGTGGTATCTTCATCCTTTTTGAGGTGGGCATAGACATAGACCTTGCCCAGTTTTTGGCCTATCTCGTCTCTTTTCCGCAATGCTTCCAACAGTGTATCGGCCGACTCCATCAAGCGCCCCTCATACCCTTTGATTTGAGGCAGAAGGTTTTTTACCTCTTTAAAAGCCTGCTCCCATTCCTCATCTGATTTAAAAATTTGGGTTAAATCCCACGTATACTTCGGGTCCAGTTCGGAACGGTTGGGTAACTGGCCGCTTTTCTTTTGTTCTTCAGCCATGGCAACATCCTCCTTTTTCAACTGGGATATGGTTCCCATTTTATTTCTTTATTGTTCCCTAAAATCCTGCAAAGGGTTAAACATTTGGCAAAACGACATACTAAGAATGGAAAATGACTGAACAGGGAGGCATGCGCATGGGTTGGTACCAAAAATTGAGGCAATATTTCCCCCCTGAGGAAATGAAAAAGAAAGAACAAATGGAAGCTTTGCTGAAGCAAAATCCCCATTACAAAAAAGAAGAGACAGACAGCTATATTATGTTATATGGCGAATACTCCGATTTTATTTTTGTAGATTACATTCTGGTGGATAAAGAGAAGCGTGGGCAAGGCATTGGGCAGCGCCTGTTAGAAGAACTGAAGGCGAAAGGAAAGACGATTATCTTAGAAGTGGAACCGGTGGATGAAGATGATCCCGATACGGTCAAACGGGAACGGTTTTACCTTTCCAATGGGTTTAAACGAACGGAACATATCCGCTATTACAGGGACGTAGGTGAAACTTCCCCTGAGCTGAACCGCATGGAGCTGTACTATTGGTCTCCACAAGGGGAAGTAGACGAGGAAGTCATCCGCGAGCAAATGGTTAAGGCTTATGAAGATATTCATCACTACCAGTATGAGGAGTACTTTGACCGTTGGGAGCCTGATCCGGAAAAGCTGATCCAGTACACACCTGATGCTCCGGAACAGCAGGTACACTACCTTGAGCAGGGAGATGATCATGATCCCGATCAACCACAGGTGTAGGGGAAACACAGTACCCTTCATGGCAAGTAAAATGGAAATGACATCCTGTCACTCTTATGCTATACTAAAAATGAATGACCATTCACTCGAAGCAAATTCTTATCCAAACGGGGACGAATTTTGATTAATAAAGTAAGGAATCTTGATGATGTAAGTAAAATGGATAGAGGAGATTAACCATGCTGAAGATATCTCAACACGGTGATGTGGTTCAAGGCCAATTGTTTCACAAACGCTTCCCGCTTACTGTTTCCTTTTTCCTGATTGACGGATTATTGGTGGATACAGGCGCACCCATCTTAAAACAGACTTTAAAAGATTATTTTAAAGCCGAGTCCATCGCACAGGTCGTCTTAACCCACCACCATGAAGACCACTCGGGATGTGCAGGCTGGCTGAAGCGTGCCAAACAGGTGCCGGTTTACATGCATCCGCAAACGAAACGCATTCTGGAAGCACCTCCTTCCATCCCCATGTATCGTAAGCTGGCCTGGGGACAAATGGAAGCCGTACAGGGGGTTGAGGTTGGCAATGAACTGGAGACAGACCGGTTTAAGTTTAAGGTGATTGATACTCCGGGCCACTGCCAGGATCATATTAGTCTCCTGGAGCCTAATCACGGCATTTTATTCAGCGGTGATCTGTTTGTCTCCAAAGTGATCAAGTACAGTTTGCGCGATGAGTCGGTCAAGCAGATGCTTGATTCCATTAACACGCTGTTAACGTACGACTTTGAAGAAGTCTATTGCGCCCATGCCGGCCGCGTCAAAAATGGCTATCAGGCTTTCAGGGAAAAGAAGGCCTATCTGGAAGAACTGATTGAGCAAGTGCTTGATTATTACCGGCAAGGCATGAGCATCCAAGAGATTAAAGAAAAAATCAATCCCAAGCCGGACTGGAACCATTACTTGACGATGGGGGAATTTTCTTCTTATAACATGGTGAAACATATCATTGACGAATATGGTTCACCGCTCAAGGTCAGCTAAATTATCCTGTTAAAGCAACATAAGGGATCCAACAAGTAAGCCCGCCCCTTTTTCCCGGTGTGCCGGAAGCCGGGAAAAAGGACGGGCCGTTTCATTTTCAACATTATTGTGCCTTATGATTCCCATGATACTATTAATCTGAATTAAGTTGTGTCAAAAGCTGGGCATAGCGTTCAATCAAGTGGTTCAGTTGTTCTACCGACAGCTCGCCGCCAATCGCAGCTAAACGCCCCTCAATAACAACTTGCAAAGCCTCCTGCAAGCCGGCAGCCATGGCCTGTTCGGCGTGGTGCCATTCTTGTTCATAGTAGTTGATCCACTTTACTTGGACCTGATCAAGGTAGCGGCTCACCATCTCTTTTAATGCCGATTCAAGTGTTTCACGCAGTTTTTCTTTTCCGCCTTGCTCGAAAAATTGTTTGGGCTGCTTGTAGTGTTTCAAAGCCTGAGCCAGGGCCTTATCGTCCAATATGCTCCAATTTTTCTCCAGAGGAGGTTGTGAAGGGCGATCGTTAACGGCCGGATCCTGGTTGACACTCAATCCCTCTTGCTTCAACCTTATTACCCACTGCTCGCACTCCCGGTTCAGCAACTGACTGAACAGATTTTCTATTCTCAATCCGGCAGCTTTCAGTTCATCCTGGAGCTGGCTGAACAGGGAAAATAACAATTCCTCCAGGCATTGCTTCAGCTTTGCCTTGATATTGGTGCGGTCAGATAAAACCCCCGGATGAAACGCCTCATCCACATACTGCTTAAAATTAAAGAACAAACGCTGATTCACGTAATACAGTTGTTCGGCAATCTCTTTCTGCAATTCAACCAAGCATGAGTCATACGCTGCCTTCTCCAGCTTCTCGCGCCACGTGTTTCCCAAAGCCAGCAACAATGCCTTCTTCTCTTCTTTGCTCTCCTTCGCCTGTTCTGTTTCCTGTTTCAGGTCTTGCAGCAATTGGAAACCGTGTTGGAGATCAGCTTTAACCTGAGCTTTGACACCTTCGGCTAACTCATGGTGCAGGAAAGAGAAAAAGGCGGATTTGAATTGCTCAAATCCTTCATCCCTGCCCTCTATGGCACGGAGGCTGGAGACAGGGAACAGCCTGGGAAAACGGATCCCTGATTGCAGCAATTGGTGTTCCACATGCTGCAGCACGGCTGAAAGTTCCTCTTCTGAAGCAGCCAGATCAGCGGC
The DNA window shown above is from Caldalkalibacillus uzonensis and carries:
- a CDS encoding GNAT family N-acetyltransferase, with the translated sequence MGWYQKLRQYFPPEEMKKKEQMEALLKQNPHYKKEETDSYIMLYGEYSDFIFVDYILVDKEKRGQGIGQRLLEELKAKGKTIILEVEPVDEDDPDTVKRERFYLSNGFKRTEHIRYYRDVGETSPELNRMELYYWSPQGEVDEEVIREQMVKAYEDIHHYQYEEYFDRWEPDPEKLIQYTPDAPEQQVHYLEQGDDHDPDQPQV
- the pepF gene encoding oligoendopeptidase F → MAEEQKKSGQLPNRSELDPKYTWDLTQIFKSDEEWEQAFKEVKNLLPQIKGYEGRLMESADTLLEALRKRDEIGQKLGKVYVYAHLKKDEDTTNSKYVAFDNRASSLYVEVSSALSYFSPEILSADETAVRSYVQENEALQVYAHYLDELLRQQEHTLSSPEEAILAQAGELANAPSDIFTMINNADMKFPTITDEDGEEKELTHGRYIQFLESKDRRVRQDAFKAMYDTFKKQKNTLAATLNANVKKDIFYARVRKYPSSLEASLDKDNVPVQVYENLIAAIHEALPVFQRYMKLRKKALGLDELHMYDIYVPLVQDVEMKYTYEQAKQLVRDSLQPLGEEYLAVVDEGFNCGWIDVFENVGKRSGAYSSGTYGTPPYILLNFQDNLDNVFTLTHEMGHSVHSYFSRKEQPYIYSDYTIFVAEVASTLNEALLTHYLLQNMDDPKQRMYILNHYLESFRGTVFRQTMFAEFEKLIHEKVEEGEALTADRLSELYYALNQTYFGEDVVVDEDIAMEWARIPHFYYNFYVYKYATGFAAATALSQQILNEGAPAVERYLSFLKSGGSDYPIELLKKAGVDMTSPEPVRQALNVFEGTLTELEDLLLR
- a CDS encoding MBL fold metallo-hydrolase translates to MLKISQHGDVVQGQLFHKRFPLTVSFFLIDGLLVDTGAPILKQTLKDYFKAESIAQVVLTHHHEDHSGCAGWLKRAKQVPVYMHPQTKRILEAPPSIPMYRKLAWGQMEAVQGVEVGNELETDRFKFKVIDTPGHCQDHISLLEPNHGILFSGDLFVSKVIKYSLRDESVKQMLDSINTLLTYDFEEVYCAHAGRVKNGYQAFREKKAYLEELIEQVLDYYRQGMSIQEIKEKINPKPDWNHYLTMGEFSSYNMVKHIIDEYGSPLKVS